A region of Candidatus Omnitrophota bacterium DNA encodes the following proteins:
- a CDS encoding DegT/DnrJ/EryC1/StrS family aminotransferase has protein sequence MKVPFVDLKKQYQEIEKEVDKGLDGLFSKGDFILGEKEKQFEEEFARYIGTKYAVGVNSGTDAIFLGFLSLGIGKGDEVIVPVFTYIATALAVSYTQAKPVFVDIEEKTYNLDVSKVEKAITKKTKAIIPVHLYGHAVNMEPLLKIAIKYNLKIVEDCAQAHGAIYKIRSQKSEARNLKVGTMGEVGCFSFYPTKNLGACGDGGIVVANDEKIYKKLLMLRDYGRKSRYEHIIKGYNSRLDTLQAVILSAKLKRLDKWNEMRRKNAKIYIKYLEERKNIILPIEEPYAEHVYHIFAVRVKNRNKVVEKLREKGISVLIHYPIPLHLQVAYKELGYKKGDFPVAEKVADEILSLPMSPHLTKKEIEYICDNLIKFTL, from the coding sequence ATGAAGGTGCCATTTGTGGATTTGAAAAAGCAATATCAGGAGATAGAAAAGGAAGTAGATAAGGGGTTAGATGGACTTTTTAGCAAAGGGGATTTTATTTTAGGAGAAAAGGAAAAGCAGTTTGAGGAGGAATTTGCAAGATATATCGGAACAAAATATGCAGTAGGAGTTAATTCGGGAACCGATGCAATATTTTTGGGATTTTTGAGTTTAGGCATTGGGAAAGGAGATGAAGTAATTGTTCCGGTATTCACTTACATTGCCACTGCTTTAGCGGTTTCTTATACTCAGGCAAAGCCTGTGTTTGTAGATATTGAAGAAAAGACTTATAATCTTGATGTTTCTAAAGTAGAAAAGGCAATCACTAAAAAGACTAAAGCGATTATCCCGGTGCATTTGTATGGACATGCGGTAAATATGGAGCCACTTTTAAAAATTGCGATAAAATATAACTTGAAAATAGTAGAGGATTGTGCTCAAGCACATGGAGCGATATATAAAATCCGAAGCCAGAAATCCGAAGCTCGAAATTTAAAAGTGGGTACTATGGGAGAAGTTGGTTGTTTCAGTTTTTATCCCACCAAGAACTTGGGAGCTTGCGGAGATGGAGGAATAGTGGTGGCTAACGATGAAAAAATTTATAAGAAGCTGTTGATGTTAAGAGACTATGGAAGGAAGTCGCGTTACGAACACATTATAAAAGGATACAATTCACGATTAGATACTCTCCAAGCAGTGATTTTATCTGCAAAATTAAAGAGATTAGATAAATGGAACGAGATGCGGCGCAAAAATGCAAAAATTTATATTAAATATTTAGAGGAACGTAAGAATATTATTTTGCCAATAGAAGAACCTTATGCAGAGCATGTGTATCATATTTTTGCAGTAAGAGTTAAAAATAGAAATAAAGTTGTTGAAAAATTGAGGGAAAAAGGAATTTCTGTATTAATTCACTATCCTATTCCTTTGCATTTACAGGTAGCGTATAAAGAATTGGGTTATAAGAAAGGAGATTTTCCTGTTGCCGAAAAAGTAGCTGATGAAATTTTATCGTTACCGATGTCTCCGCATCTAACAAAAAAAGAAATTGAATATATTTGTGATAATCTAATAAAATTTACACTTTAA
- a CDS encoding glycosyltransferase family 9 protein, with protein MADWKKSSLHILVINPFGIGDVLFSTPLLRNIRNSFPDSFIAYLCNKRVAPLLENNPCIDEIFVFEKDEWRALWKRSRFTFVKKFYLFLSRIRKRKFHIAIDLSLGRQYNFFLWLIRVPKRIGFDYKERGIFLTHKIKIDGYHYKPVPAHYLELCRFLNIKPQQIKLEIHLDAREEEKARQILKENGVIVGEDLIIGIAPGGGASWGKEAVLKHWKYDKLANLLGRLRDLYKAKIIMFGDEKERAICDEIVAKTKDKPLNLAGKTDLRTLASLMRQCRLIICNDGGPLHMAVSLGVKTVSIFGPVNEKVYGPYPPSFEHIVVTKDVPCRPCYWKFRMPKCERRICLEEIEPQEIMQAVRMLL; from the coding sequence ATGGCTGATTGGAAGAAAAGCAGTTTACATATTTTGGTGATTAATCCTTTTGGAATTGGGGATGTTTTATTTTCTACTCCCTTATTGCGCAATATCCGCAATAGTTTCCCTGATAGTTTTATTGCCTATCTCTGCAATAAGCGGGTAGCTCCTTTACTGGAAAATAACCCCTGTATAGATGAAATATTTGTTTTTGAGAAAGATGAATGGCGGGCATTGTGGAAAAGGTCAAGATTTACATTTGTAAAGAAGTTTTATCTTTTTTTAAGCAGAATTAGAAAAAGAAAATTTCACATCGCCATAGATTTATCTTTGGGAAGACAATATAATTTCTTTTTATGGTTGATTCGTGTGCCTAAGCGGATTGGGTTTGATTATAAAGAAAGGGGTATTTTTCTCACGCACAAAATAAAGATTGATGGCTATCATTATAAGCCGGTGCCAGCGCATTACTTGGAATTGTGCCGGTTTTTAAATATAAAACCTCAACAGATAAAATTAGAGATTCATCTTGATGCTAGAGAGGAAGAAAAAGCAAGACAGATTCTGAAAGAAAACGGTGTTATTGTGGGAGAAGATTTAATCATTGGTATTGCTCCAGGAGGAGGGGCAAGTTGGGGAAAGGAAGCGGTGTTAAAACACTGGAAGTATGATAAATTGGCGAATTTATTAGGCCGTTTGAGAGACTTATATAAGGCAAAGATAATTATGTTTGGTGATGAAAAAGAGAGGGCAATTTGTGATGAGATTGTGGCAAAGACAAAAGATAAACCTTTGAATCTTGCAGGGAAAACAGACCTGCGCACTTTGGCAAGTTTAATGAGACAATGTAGGTTGATTATTTGTAACGACGGAGGGCCTCTACACATGGCAGTGTCTTTGGGAGTGAAGACAGTTTCTATCTTTGGGCCAGTTAATGAAAAGGTTTATGGACCGTACCCGCCAAGTTTTGAACACATTGTAGTTACTAAAGATGTTCCGTGCAGACCTTGCTATTGGAAGTTTCGTATGCCAAAGTGCGAACGAAGGATTTGCCTTGAAGAGATAGAACCACAGGAGATAATGCAGGCAGTAAGAATGCTCTTGTAG
- a CDS encoding polyprenyl synthetase family protein: MEGYWKEKEKLVNQALSGFLKSENKNWGELLRWMRYSTLAKGKRIRALLVLITAEMLGKDPKKFLPSACGLEMIHTSSLILDDLPCMDDAVLRRGKPALHRVSGEANAILSSYALLMKGIELIAYNAKLLRVNVLQFERIIKSITLAVGIEGISLGQFLDLKYSDFNYSREEIEKVHLYKTASLFISTLEITGILAGIGEKKLRTLKNYGKNLGLAFQIRDDFLEKRREKQGKYSLKDGHRPNYRRLLGKEKTRNNFLRYKQKAIFNLRRFGKKAEKLKALFSFLDMR; the protein is encoded by the coding sequence ATGGAAGGATATTGGAAAGAGAAAGAAAAGTTGGTTAATCAAGCATTGAGTGGTTTTTTGAAAAGCGAAAACAAAAATTGGGGGGAGTTATTAAGATGGATGCGTTACAGCACTCTGGCGAAAGGTAAGAGAATACGCGCTCTATTGGTTTTGATAACGGCAGAAATGTTGGGTAAGGACCCGAAGAAATTTTTGCCAAGTGCCTGTGGGCTGGAGATGATTCATACCAGTTCGCTTATTTTAGATGACCTCCCTTGTATGGATGATGCGGTTTTGCGGAGAGGTAAACCTGCTTTACATCGGGTAAGCGGCGAGGCAAACGCTATTCTTTCTTCCTATGCACTATTAATGAAAGGAATTGAGCTTATTGCTTATAATGCAAAACTGTTAAGAGTTAATGTTTTGCAGTTTGAAAGGATAATAAAGAGTATTACCTTAGCAGTAGGAATTGAGGGAATAAGCTTGGGGCAGTTTCTTGATTTAAAGTATAGCGATTTTAATTATTCCCGAGAAGAGATTGAAAAAGTACATCTTTATAAAACCGCTTCTTTGTTTATTTCCACATTAGAAATTACAGGGATTCTTGCAGGAATAGGAGAAAAAAAGTTGCGAACGCTTAAAAATTATGGTAAGAATTTAGGACTTGCTTTTCAGATTCGCGATGATTTTTTAGAAAAGAGAAGAGAAAAACAGGGAAAATATTCCCTTAAGGACGGGCACAGGCCTAATTATCGCCGGCTTTTAGGCAAAGAAAAAACAAGAAATAATTTCTTAAGATATAAACAGAAAGCAATATTTAATTTAAGGCGGTTTGGTAAGAAGGCAGAGAAATTAAAAGCATTGTTTTCATTTTTAGATATGAGGTAA
- a CDS encoding glycosyltransferase family 4 protein yields MVIGIDIRSTVKNEKTGIGQYTYNLLKIISKIDHHHRYLLYSRIRPFSGKKNPRIKSKNFRFFTERFFKRPQVFFSKIDLYHSSSYDLFPPKEKKFVLTVHDVIVKAYPEGHSSDTVEKVTRVMSSALGRADGIMTVSENTKQDVIRYFKCSADKIKVIHLGAGEEFFPLKETDKEKAKSLLKKFGIKDKFVLFVGTIEPRKNLRNLISAFNKLKEEIPHQLVIVGMKGWGTDEVFNLVEELSLKDRVIFTGYLPQTDINFFYNLCECFVYPSFYEGFGLPIVEAMQTGCPVITSNTSSCAEIGKNTALLVEPGYIDSIAEAILKVVKDKNLNQELRQKSLRRAKDFSWKVAGEKTMHFFEDIYRLK; encoded by the coding sequence ATGGTTATTGGAATTGATATTCGTTCAACGGTGAAAAATGAGAAGACAGGCATAGGTCAGTATACTTACAATTTGCTTAAAATTATCTCTAAAATTGACCATCACCATCGCTATTTGCTTTACAGTCGGATTAGGCCTTTTAGCGGTAAGAAAAACCCAAGAATAAAAAGCAAAAACTTTCGTTTCTTTACGGAAAGATTTTTTAAAAGGCCACAAGTATTTTTTTCTAAAATAGATCTCTACCACAGTTCAAGTTACGACCTTTTTCCTCCCAAAGAAAAGAAATTTGTTTTGACAGTTCATGATGTGATAGTTAAAGCGTACCCAGAGGGACATTCTTCTGATACGGTCGAAAAAGTAACCAGAGTTATGTCTTCTGCTTTGGGGAGAGCGGATGGGATAATGACTGTCTCAGAAAATACCAAGCAGGATGTTATAAGATATTTTAAGTGTTCCGCTGATAAAATTAAAGTAATTCACTTGGGCGCAGGAGAAGAATTTTTTCCTCTAAAAGAGACAGATAAGGAAAAGGCAAAATCTCTGCTTAAGAAATTTGGGATAAAAGATAAATTTGTTCTTTTTGTAGGAACAATTGAGCCAAGGAAAAATTTAAGAAATCTGATTTCTGCATTTAACAAGTTAAAAGAAGAAATTCCCCACCAGTTGGTTATTGTGGGAATGAAAGGTTGGGGAACAGATGAGGTATTTAATTTGGTTGAAGAGTTAAGTTTAAAAGATAGAGTTATTTTTACAGGATATCTCCCACAAACAGATATCAATTTCTTTTATAACCTTTGTGAGTGTTTTGTTTATCCCTCCTTTTACGAAGGATTTGGTTTGCCCATTGTAGAAGCAATGCAGACGGGTTGTCCGGTGATTACCTCAAATACTTCTTCCTGTGCTGAAATTGGTAAGAATACTGCCTTGCTAGTTGAGCCTGGTTATATTGATTCAATTGCCGAGGCAATTCTAAAAGTAGTTAAAGATAAAAATTTAAATCAGGAATTGCGCCAGAAGTCATTAAGAAGGGCAAAGGATTTTTCTTGGAAAGTTGCCGGAGAAAAAACAATGCATTTTTTCGAAGATATTTATCGCCTAAAATAG